In Bacteroidota bacterium, a single genomic region encodes these proteins:
- a CDS encoding tetratricopeptide repeat protein: MIILIVLIASWNLTLGQPVNTQLITEAENAYNQGNYQEAIDIYQGILDSGYFSPELYYNMGNASFKAGNIPNAILYFEKALKLDPGNKDIQFNLNIANSRIVDKIENVPELFYVEWWKAARNLLTPNAWAWLTVVLFTLIFVMAISFMISRSVSVRRTSFWAGIIFIILFLFGMLFSWQEYKEFHNREHAIIFTPTVTVKSSPSGNSVDLFVIHEGTKVRIIDQVEGWYEIRIANGSEGWLPASAMELI, encoded by the coding sequence ATGATCATTCTTATTGTACTCATAGCTTCCTGGAATCTGACACTAGGGCAACCGGTCAATACACAGTTAATCACCGAGGCAGAAAACGCATACAACCAGGGCAACTACCAAGAGGCTATCGATATCTACCAAGGGATACTTGATTCAGGTTACTTTTCACCGGAACTCTATTATAATATGGGTAATGCCAGTTTCAAGGCAGGAAATATCCCCAATGCCATCCTTTATTTTGAAAAAGCACTGAAGCTTGATCCCGGGAACAAGGACATACAATTCAACCTTAACATTGCAAACAGCAGAATAGTTGACAAAATTGAAAATGTACCCGAGTTATTCTATGTCGAATGGTGGAAAGCAGCACGCAATCTTCTCACTCCCAATGCCTGGGCATGGTTGACGGTGGTTTTGTTTACACTGATATTTGTTATGGCCATATCATTTATGATAAGCAGAAGTGTTTCCGTTAGAAGAACATCTTTCTGGGCCGGAATCATTTTCATCATTCTGTTTCTCTTCGGAATGCTCTTTTCCTGGCAGGAATATAAGGAATTTCATAACAGAGAGCATGCCATAATATTTACACCTACGGTAACTGTAAAATCGTCACCCTCCGGTAACAGTGTCGATCTCTTCGTTATCCATGAAGGGACTAAGGTTCGGATTATTGATCAGGTAGAGGGCTGGTACGAGATCCGGATCGCCAATGGAAGCGAAGGATGGCTTCCGGCATCGGCAATGGAATTGATTTGA